A single Sutterella megalosphaeroides DNA region contains:
- a CDS encoding SulP family inorganic anion transporter yields the protein MSFKEQLKSTLHHVPLAKFSPVFLQSMRSYNRHQLTRDVSAGLTVGMVALPLAMAFGIASGVPPEAGLYTAIIAGFLISLFGGCRVQIGGPAGAFVVIIYGIIAQYGLSNLMLATLGSGIILFFMGLFKLGGFIKFIPVSIVIGFTNGIAVMIGMQQVKDFLGLTVEKMPADFFGMVSTVLANLHTINPWALGIAAASFLLIKFWPKGYQMSGPQWKKWLAHLPGTVVVLVLSTALVSLFNVPVETIGSKFGGIPQKLPDFTLPDFDWATAKQLYGPMLTIAVLGSIESLLCARVSDTMTDDRHDPNQELMGQGIANMVVPFFGGIPATGTIARTVTNIKSGAASPVAGMVHAVTLLVVILVAAPLASNIPLSALAAILVFVAWNMGNWREFLRLRQMTLSYKATLVITFLLTVIFDLTVAVEVGLVVACIFFLMRMNNITVVEPATLPFNIPETVEAWHVKGALFFGSVSKLEPVTDPARIHGAGAARIVILDFEDLLNIDNSAMDQIEAFVRALHRHNHELIIAGASGHPLRQLERTGIARELGANLVPDMEFAVARCRVVLEELDRKEAAKRGE from the coding sequence ATGAGCTTCAAAGAGCAGCTGAAGAGCACGCTCCACCACGTGCCCCTCGCGAAGTTCTCCCCCGTTTTCCTGCAGTCGATGCGATCCTACAATCGCCATCAGCTCACCCGCGACGTCTCCGCCGGCCTCACGGTCGGCATGGTGGCGCTCCCTCTGGCGATGGCCTTCGGCATCGCCTCCGGCGTTCCTCCGGAAGCGGGGCTCTACACCGCCATCATCGCCGGTTTTCTCATCTCGCTTTTCGGCGGCTGCCGCGTTCAGATCGGCGGCCCGGCCGGCGCCTTCGTCGTCATCATCTACGGGATCATCGCCCAGTACGGGCTCTCGAACCTGATGCTCGCCACCCTCGGCTCGGGCATCATTCTCTTTTTCATGGGGCTCTTCAAGCTCGGCGGCTTCATCAAATTCATCCCCGTCTCGATCGTGATCGGCTTCACGAACGGCATCGCCGTGATGATCGGCATGCAGCAGGTGAAGGACTTCCTCGGTCTGACGGTTGAAAAAATGCCCGCCGACTTCTTCGGCATGGTTTCGACCGTGCTGGCCAACCTCCACACGATCAACCCGTGGGCGCTCGGGATCGCGGCGGCGAGCTTCCTTCTCATCAAGTTCTGGCCGAAGGGCTACCAGATGAGCGGCCCGCAGTGGAAGAAGTGGCTCGCGCATCTGCCGGGCACCGTGGTCGTTCTCGTTCTCTCGACGGCGCTCGTGAGCCTCTTCAACGTCCCGGTCGAAACGATCGGTTCGAAGTTCGGCGGCATTCCGCAAAAACTCCCCGACTTTACGCTCCCCGACTTCGACTGGGCGACCGCCAAGCAGCTCTACGGTCCCATGCTCACGATCGCCGTGCTCGGCTCGATCGAAAGCCTGCTGTGCGCACGCGTCTCCGACACGATGACCGACGACCGTCACGACCCGAACCAGGAACTGATGGGCCAGGGGATCGCCAACATGGTCGTTCCCTTCTTCGGCGGCATTCCCGCCACGGGCACGATCGCCCGTACGGTCACCAACATCAAGTCGGGCGCGGCCTCGCCGGTTGCGGGCATGGTGCACGCCGTGACGCTTCTCGTCGTGATCCTCGTCGCCGCCCCGCTCGCGAGCAACATTCCGCTCTCGGCGCTCGCCGCGATTCTCGTCTTCGTGGCGTGGAACATGGGCAACTGGCGCGAATTCCTGCGCCTGCGCCAGATGACGCTCTCCTACAAGGCGACGCTCGTCATCACGTTCCTCCTCACGGTGATCTTCGACCTCACGGTGGCCGTTGAAGTCGGTCTCGTCGTCGCGTGCATCTTCTTCCTGATGCGCATGAACAACATCACCGTGGTCGAACCCGCGACGCTGCCCTTCAACATCCCCGAAACGGTCGAAGCCTGGCACGTGAAGGGAGCGCTCTTCTTCGGTTCCGTCTCGAAGCTCGAACCCGTGACGGACCCCGCGCGCATTCACGGTGCGGGGGCCGCCCGCATCGTGATTCTCGACTTCGAGGATCTTCTCAACATCGACAATTCCGCGATGGATCAGATCGAAGCGTTCGTGCGGGCCCTGCACCGCCACAACCACGAACTCATCATCGCGGGCGCGTCGGGTCACCCCCTGCGCCAGCTCGAACGCACGGGCATCGCCCGCGAGCTCGGGGCCAATCTGGTGCCCGACATGGAGTTCGCCGTCGCGCGCTGCCGCGTCGTGCTCGAAGAGCTCGACCGGAAGGAAGCCGCGAAGCGCGGCGAGTAA
- a CDS encoding MetQ/NlpA family ABC transporter substrate-binding protein, translated as MQRRAFLRTLGTGFVAGGALMMLGGCGKEAPGGEAGAATGAKTTETTIRVGVTAGPHADIVTEAAKVAKERGLTVEVVEFTDYVTPDTALSDGKLDLAVYQHRPFLENFNAKQNTDLKVVADAVIQPMGFYSRRIKSVDALPEGARVAIPNDPSNGGRALLLLEKAGLLVLEKNRGTEATVADIVENPKKLNILELEAAQLPRSVDDLEIAVIPMNYVISAGLSPEKDGFFFEDEQAPYALIIIASRPDNTESAAVKTFVESYRSPQVAEFVRKTFHGAVKPTW; from the coding sequence ATGCAGAGACGCGCTTTTCTTCGTACCTTGGGAACGGGCTTTGTTGCCGGGGGCGCCCTCATGATGCTCGGCGGTTGCGGGAAGGAAGCGCCCGGCGGCGAAGCGGGTGCCGCGACGGGCGCTAAGACGACTGAAACGACGATCCGCGTCGGTGTGACGGCCGGTCCGCACGCCGACATCGTGACGGAAGCGGCGAAGGTTGCCAAAGAGCGCGGCCTCACCGTCGAAGTCGTCGAATTCACGGACTACGTGACGCCCGATACGGCGCTTTCCGACGGAAAGCTCGACCTCGCGGTCTATCAGCACCGCCCCTTCCTTGAGAACTTCAACGCCAAGCAAAACACCGACCTCAAGGTGGTGGCCGACGCCGTGATTCAGCCGATGGGCTTTTATTCGCGTCGCATCAAGTCGGTCGACGCCCTCCCCGAAGGCGCTCGCGTGGCGATCCCGAACGACCCCTCGAACGGCGGGCGCGCGCTTTTGCTTCTTGAGAAGGCGGGGCTTCTCGTTCTGGAGAAAAACCGCGGCACCGAAGCGACTGTCGCCGACATCGTCGAAAATCCGAAGAAACTCAACATTCTCGAACTCGAAGCGGCGCAGCTGCCGCGCAGCGTCGACGATCTGGAGATTGCCGTGATTCCGATGAATTACGTGATCAGCGCGGGTCTCTCGCCCGAGAAGGACGGGTTCTTCTTCGAAGACGAGCAGGCGCCCTACGCCCTCATCATCATCGCTTCGCGCCCCGACAACACGGAAAGCGCCGCGGTGAAGACCTTCGTCGAATCGTACCGTTCGCCGCAGGTGGCGGAATTCGTCAGGAAGACCTTCCACGGGGCGGTGAAGCCCACCTGGTAA
- a CDS encoding segregation and condensation protein A — MHDDAPLETHASVAPGSAGETVLAVLYGEPLKRCPTGLYIPPDALRVILERFEGPLDLLLYLIRSQKFDVMDIPMATLTDQYMAYMEIVRRSNLELAAAYLVMAATLMQIKSRLLLPKRPAHDEEGPEDPRAELMARLLEYERIRAAAKKLDAMPRLGRDFQIALGACRDEKTLPDPDVDAHALAEAWMDVVARGRLHANHRVARQELSVREHMAEVLRRLSRARWLTYESLLRESTDGNPKENAAVWCLALLELAKEHMVRITQATPYGPIYVTHAAAEGLQERLFDEPAPDGEAPPEDDVFA, encoded by the coding sequence ATGCACGATGACGCTCCCCTTGAGACTCACGCTTCGGTTGCTCCCGGTTCGGCCGGCGAGACGGTGCTCGCCGTCCTCTACGGCGAGCCCCTGAAGCGCTGTCCGACGGGGCTCTACATTCCGCCGGACGCCTTGCGCGTCATTCTCGAGCGCTTCGAGGGGCCGCTCGATCTGCTCCTCTACCTTATTCGCAGCCAGAAGTTCGACGTCATGGACATCCCCATGGCGACCCTGACGGATCAGTACATGGCGTACATGGAAATCGTGCGCCGATCGAACCTCGAACTCGCGGCCGCGTACCTCGTTATGGCGGCTACGCTCATGCAGATCAAGAGCCGCCTCCTGCTCCCGAAGCGCCCCGCGCACGACGAGGAGGGCCCCGAAGATCCCCGAGCCGAACTCATGGCGCGCCTTCTGGAGTACGAGCGCATCCGCGCCGCGGCCAAAAAACTCGACGCGATGCCGCGCCTCGGACGCGACTTCCAAATCGCACTCGGCGCGTGTCGGGACGAAAAGACGCTGCCCGACCCCGACGTGGACGCCCATGCGCTCGCCGAAGCCTGGATGGACGTCGTGGCGCGCGGCCGACTGCACGCCAACCATCGGGTGGCGCGGCAGGAGCTTTCCGTGCGCGAACACATGGCGGAAGTCCTGCGGCGCCTCTCGCGGGCGAGGTGGCTCACGTACGAGTCGCTGCTGCGGGAGTCGACCGACGGGAACCCGAAGGAAAACGCGGCCGTTTGGTGCCTTGCGCTTCTGGAATTGGCCAAGGAGCACATGGTGCGCATCACTCAGGCCACCCCCTACGGGCCGATCTACGTGACGCATGCTGCGGCCGAGGGCCTGCAGGAGCGGCTTTTCGACGAGCCCGCGCCCGACGGCGAAGCGCCGCCCGAAGACGACGTCTTTGCCTGA
- the maeA gene encoding NAD-dependent malic enzyme: MTECKTTHGVKKLGCPHLNRGLAFTKEERAANGLEGLLPAAVSTGDEQVARVKEMMNRFERPLDKFLVLDSLHATDENLYFKMLVEHTDECMPLVYTPTVGEVCQKFSHIYRYPRGLFVSLEQKGRVAELIANCPQKDVDVIVVTDGQRILGLGDLGANGMGIPVGKLSLYTACAGINPAKTLPVTIDVGTNNPENLADPLYIGLRRERATGADFDELVDEFITEARRRWPNVLIQFEDFGNHNAFALLERYRDKILCFNDDIQGTAAVALAGVYSAVRVSGRKFSEQRFLFLGAGEAATGIADLIVDALVDEGMPREEARKHCALFDSKGLVTANRTGLAANKQPYAHDLPDCTTFLEAVKAIRPTGIVGVAAQPKAFNEEVLAEMAAINERPIIFALSNPTSRAECDAETAYRATEGRALFASGSPFAPVDVCGRHFVPRQGNNSYVFPGLGLGAVFANARMMPTGMFLTAARELAALVSEEDLAQGSLYPSLSEVRHVSMKIGAAVAAYAYEHGLAGNERPSDIEAAVADFMYRPE; the protein is encoded by the coding sequence ATGACCGAATGCAAGACGACGCACGGCGTCAAGAAGCTCGGCTGCCCGCACCTGAATCGCGGTCTTGCCTTTACGAAGGAAGAACGTGCTGCCAACGGCCTTGAGGGGCTGCTGCCCGCCGCCGTGTCGACGGGTGACGAACAGGTTGCTCGCGTTAAGGAAATGATGAACCGGTTCGAACGGCCGCTCGACAAGTTCCTGGTGCTCGACAGCCTTCATGCGACGGACGAAAACCTTTACTTCAAGATGCTCGTCGAACACACCGACGAATGCATGCCGCTCGTGTACACCCCGACCGTGGGTGAGGTCTGCCAGAAGTTCAGCCACATCTACCGCTATCCGCGCGGTCTCTTCGTCTCGCTCGAGCAGAAGGGGCGCGTGGCCGAGCTGATCGCCAACTGCCCGCAGAAGGACGTCGACGTCATCGTCGTGACGGACGGCCAGCGTATTCTCGGTCTCGGCGACCTCGGCGCCAACGGCATGGGCATTCCCGTCGGCAAGCTTTCGCTCTACACGGCCTGCGCCGGCATCAATCCCGCGAAGACCCTCCCGGTGACGATCGACGTGGGCACGAACAACCCCGAGAACCTTGCCGATCCGCTCTACATCGGTCTGCGCCGCGAACGCGCCACGGGGGCCGACTTTGACGAACTCGTCGACGAATTCATCACGGAAGCCCGCCGTCGCTGGCCGAACGTGCTCATCCAGTTCGAAGACTTCGGCAACCACAACGCGTTTGCGCTTCTTGAACGCTATCGCGACAAGATCCTCTGCTTCAACGACGACATTCAGGGTACGGCCGCCGTCGCGCTCGCGGGCGTCTACTCCGCCGTGCGCGTCTCGGGCCGGAAGTTCTCCGAACAGCGCTTCCTCTTCCTCGGCGCGGGCGAAGCCGCCACGGGCATCGCCGACCTCATCGTCGACGCTCTGGTCGACGAAGGCATGCCGCGCGAAGAGGCCCGCAAGCACTGCGCGCTCTTCGATTCGAAGGGGCTCGTGACCGCGAACCGTACGGGTCTTGCCGCCAACAAGCAGCCCTACGCGCACGATCTGCCCGACTGCACGACGTTCCTCGAAGCCGTGAAGGCGATCCGTCCGACGGGCATCGTCGGCGTGGCCGCTCAGCCCAAGGCCTTCAACGAAGAAGTCCTCGCCGAAATGGCCGCGATCAACGAGCGTCCGATCATCTTCGCGCTCTCCAACCCCACGTCGCGCGCCGAATGCGACGCCGAAACCGCGTACCGTGCGACCGAAGGGCGCGCGCTCTTCGCGTCGGGTTCGCCCTTCGCGCCCGTCGACGTGTGCGGCCGCCACTTCGTGCCGCGCCAGGGCAACAACAGCTACGTCTTCCCCGGCCTCGGCCTCGGCGCCGTGTTCGCCAACGCCCGTATGATGCCGACCGGCATGTTCCTTACGGCCGCCCGCGAACTCGCCGCGCTCGTTTCGGAAGAAGACCTCGCGCAGGGTTCGCTCTACCCGTCGCTCTCCGAAGTGCGTCACGTCTCGATGAAGATCGGCGCCGCCGTCGCGGCTTACGCTTACGAGCACGGTCTCGCTGGGAACGAACGCCCGAGCGACATCGAAGCGGCCGTCGCCGACTTCATGTACCGTCCGGAATAA
- the ybgF gene encoding tol-pal system protein YbgF, translating into MQKTARLWAVRLAFAATVAAAANSAFAFADDEARRAILDLREEVKTLKADLNITRNAQMQLSSEINALKEQNRQLTGRVEELTNALAVEKRSTRELFGSIDSRVSAFEPVMVVLNGETVQVQPQEKAEYDAAVLLFQDGNFKEAAAKFSRFAEKWPESPYRPDALFWWGSSAFGAEQYKTVISSQNSLLKAYPKHPRAADAMLLVGSAQAASGNPKAAAATYRKVIKTYPKSDAAVTAKQRLGN; encoded by the coding sequence ATGCAGAAGACGGCACGACTTTGGGCGGTTCGCCTTGCCTTTGCCGCCACCGTGGCTGCGGCGGCGAACTCCGCGTTCGCCTTTGCCGACGACGAGGCTCGCCGGGCCATTCTCGACCTTCGCGAAGAAGTGAAAACGCTCAAAGCGGATCTGAACATCACGCGCAACGCGCAGATGCAGCTCTCGAGCGAAATCAACGCGCTCAAGGAACAGAACCGTCAGTTGACGGGCCGCGTCGAGGAGCTCACGAACGCGCTCGCCGTGGAAAAGCGCTCGACCCGCGAGCTTTTCGGCTCGATCGACTCGCGCGTTTCCGCGTTCGAACCCGTGATGGTGGTGTTGAACGGCGAAACCGTTCAGGTCCAGCCCCAGGAAAAGGCCGAATACGACGCGGCCGTGCTCCTCTTCCAGGACGGGAACTTCAAGGAAGCCGCGGCCAAATTCTCCCGCTTCGCCGAAAAGTGGCCCGAGTCGCCCTATCGCCCCGACGCGCTTTTCTGGTGGGGTTCGAGTGCTTTCGGTGCCGAGCAGTACAAGACCGTCATCAGCTCGCAGAACAGCCTCCTCAAGGCCTATCCGAAGCATCCCCGCGCCGCGGACGCGATGCTTCTCGTCGGTTCCGCTCAGGCCGCTTCGGGCAACCCCAAAGCGGCCGCGGCCACCTACCGCAAGGTGATCAAAACCTATCCGAAGTCGGACGCGGCGGTCACCGCCAAGCAGCGCCTCGGCAACTGA
- the pal gene encoding peptidoglycan-associated lipoprotein Pal: protein MIAQWKVLAGALAAALVLSGCSSVSLDEGAKEGTLAGETQQTQAENPFTDPSHPLSHRSVYFAFDSYDVPAEYAPYVEAHAKWLNEHPDVNIVIQGNTDERGGREYNLALGQKRSEAVKQRMQLLGVPASRIEAVSFGKEKPVATGSTEEAWAQNRRADIVYPPQYTTQASPSAPATPAP, encoded by the coding sequence ATGATCGCTCAGTGGAAAGTTTTGGCGGGTGCCCTGGCGGCCGCCCTCGTGCTCTCGGGGTGCTCCTCCGTGTCGCTCGACGAAGGCGCCAAGGAAGGGACGCTTGCCGGCGAAACGCAGCAGACGCAGGCCGAGAATCCCTTCACGGATCCTTCGCATCCGCTCTCGCACCGCTCGGTCTATTTCGCGTTCGACTCCTACGACGTGCCGGCCGAATACGCCCCGTACGTCGAAGCGCACGCGAAGTGGCTCAACGAACATCCCGACGTCAACATCGTCATTCAGGGCAATACGGACGAGCGCGGCGGGCGCGAGTACAACCTTGCCCTCGGCCAGAAGCGCAGCGAAGCCGTGAAGCAGCGCATGCAGCTCCTCGGCGTGCCCGCTTCGCGCATCGAAGCGGTCTCGTTCGGGAAGGAAAAGCCCGTGGCCACGGGTTCGACCGAAGAGGCCTGGGCTCAGAACCGTCGAGCCGACATCGTCTATCCGCCGCAGTACACGACGCAAGCCTCTCCGTCGGCCCCGGCGACTCCGGCGCCCTGA
- the tolB gene encoding Tol-Pal system beta propeller repeat protein TolB, with the protein MSSNAFTPSLWSRRSVLGCGLAAGALAAAPAWADLRIEITGVGANQQPIALQTFQGTSGAPDDLARVIGDDLSRSGAFRVFSAGAESTEDDQQKPAALAAAAQQGATALVVGAVQEAGSRWEVRCFIYDCVTGNLIESYGTSVPKDDFRMAAHRCADLIYTRLTGEGPMFASQLAYVAQYAKNRYELVITDCDGANPRSALRSPEPIISPVWSPDGRRLAYVSFEHKKPIVYLQDLTTGRRRAVAAFPGNNSAPAFSPDGRRMAVALSRDGLTQIYLINTDGSGLVRFTKSYGIDTEPVFSQDGRWIYFTSDRGGTPQIYRQPVEGGGAVERVTFGSNYAISPDISPDGTRLAYVSRIENRYRIAVMDLATGRDLLVTSTERDESPSFAPNGRFLVFATEEGGRGVLGTCAADARLSTRLTGEGDIREPAWGPVLK; encoded by the coding sequence TTGTCCTCGAACGCTTTCACTCCCTCCCTTTGGAGCCGTCGCTCCGTCCTCGGCTGCGGCCTGGCCGCCGGCGCTCTGGCGGCCGCCCCGGCCTGGGCGGATCTGCGCATCGAGATCACGGGGGTCGGCGCCAATCAGCAGCCCATCGCTTTGCAGACGTTTCAGGGAACGTCGGGCGCGCCCGACGATCTCGCCCGCGTGATCGGCGACGACCTGTCGCGCTCCGGGGCGTTCCGCGTCTTTTCCGCGGGTGCGGAATCGACCGAAGACGACCAGCAAAAGCCCGCGGCTCTTGCCGCGGCCGCTCAGCAGGGCGCGACCGCTCTCGTTGTGGGGGCCGTGCAGGAGGCGGGCAGCCGCTGGGAGGTGCGCTGCTTCATCTACGACTGCGTGACGGGCAACCTCATCGAGTCCTACGGCACGAGCGTTCCGAAGGACGACTTCCGCATGGCGGCCCACCGCTGCGCGGACCTCATCTACACACGCCTGACGGGCGAAGGGCCGATGTTCGCCTCGCAGCTCGCCTACGTCGCGCAGTACGCGAAGAACCGCTACGAACTCGTGATCACGGACTGCGACGGCGCCAATCCGCGCAGCGCCCTGCGCTCGCCCGAACCCATCATTTCGCCCGTCTGGTCGCCCGACGGCCGCCGCCTGGCGTACGTGAGCTTCGAACATAAGAAGCCGATCGTCTATCTCCAGGACCTCACGACGGGTCGTCGCCGCGCGGTTGCGGCCTTCCCGGGCAACAATTCGGCCCCGGCCTTCAGTCCCGACGGTCGCCGCATGGCGGTCGCCCTTTCGCGCGACGGCCTGACGCAGATCTATCTCATCAACACGGACGGCTCGGGGCTCGTGCGCTTCACGAAGAGCTACGGGATCGACACCGAACCCGTCTTCTCGCAGGACGGTCGCTGGATTTACTTCACGAGCGATCGGGGCGGCACGCCGCAGATCTACCGTCAGCCCGTCGAAGGGGGCGGCGCCGTCGAACGCGTGACCTTCGGTTCGAACTACGCCATCAGTCCCGACATCAGCCCGGACGGCACCCGTCTCGCTTACGTCTCCCGCATCGAAAACCGTTATCGCATCGCGGTGATGGATCTGGCCACGGGGCGCGATCTGCTCGTCACCTCCACGGAACGCGACGAGTCGCCGTCCTTTGCGCCGAACGGCCGCTTCCTCGTCTTCGCGACGGAAGAGGGCGGTCGCGGCGTGCTCGGGACGTGCGCGGCCGACGCCCGACTCTCGACCCGTTTGACGGGCGAAGGCGACATCCGCGAACCCGCCTGGGGGCCGGTCCTCAAATAA
- the purH gene encoding bifunctional phosphoribosylaminoimidazolecarboxamide formyltransferase/IMP cyclohydrolase, with translation MRKQALLSVSDKTGIVDFARSLVELGYHLLSTGGTARLLEKEGIPCQEVADYTGFPEMLDGRVKTLNPKIHAGILARRPVAEHMQALAEHGIDPIDLIVVNLYPFEQTIAKPDCTFEDAIENIDIGGPTMIRAAAKNHESVAVVVDPADYDRVLEEIRRDGAVGADTRLMLAKKVFSHTARYDGMIANYLTSLSPEGERTLFPDVFTRQWEKVQDMRYGENPHQNAAFYRERTVAPGLLAGYTQLQGKELSYNNIADSDAAWECVRSFDTPACVIIKHANPCGVAIAGDVTEAYNKAFLTDSKSAFGGIIAFNREVTGECAERVSHQFAEVIIAPAFSKEALEIFGAKKNLRLLTVALGSAHNDFDFKRVGGGLLVQTPDTQLCGAEALKCVTEKAPTEEQTADLLFAWNVARFVKSNTIVYVKNGMTLGVGAGQMSRVDSARIAAIKAEEAGLSLEGSVAASDAFFPFRDGLDVVVDAGAVAVIQPGGSIRDDEVIAAANERGVAMVFTGERHFRH, from the coding sequence ATGCGCAAACAAGCTCTCCTCAGCGTTTCCGACAAGACGGGCATCGTCGACTTCGCCCGCTCCCTCGTCGAGCTCGGCTACCACCTGCTCTCGACGGGCGGCACGGCTCGTCTGCTCGAAAAGGAAGGCATTCCCTGCCAGGAAGTGGCCGACTACACGGGCTTTCCGGAAATGCTCGACGGTCGTGTGAAGACGCTCAATCCCAAGATCCACGCCGGCATTCTCGCCCGCCGCCCGGTGGCCGAACACATGCAGGCGCTCGCCGAACACGGCATCGACCCGATCGACCTCATCGTCGTCAACCTTTACCCCTTCGAACAGACGATCGCCAAGCCCGACTGCACGTTCGAAGACGCCATCGAAAACATCGACATCGGCGGCCCGACGATGATCCGCGCCGCGGCGAAGAACCACGAATCCGTGGCCGTCGTCGTCGATCCGGCCGACTACGACCGCGTTCTTGAAGAAATCCGCCGCGACGGCGCCGTCGGCGCCGACACGCGTCTGATGCTCGCCAAGAAGGTCTTCTCGCACACGGCCCGCTACGACGGCATGATCGCGAACTACCTGACGAGCCTCTCGCCCGAAGGCGAACGCACGCTCTTCCCCGACGTCTTCACGCGCCAGTGGGAAAAGGTGCAGGATATGCGCTACGGCGAAAATCCGCACCAGAACGCCGCCTTCTACCGCGAACGCACGGTTGCCCCGGGGCTTCTTGCGGGTTACACCCAGCTCCAGGGGAAGGAACTCTCCTACAACAACATCGCCGACAGCGATGCCGCCTGGGAATGCGTGCGCTCCTTCGACACGCCCGCCTGCGTCATCATCAAGCACGCCAACCCCTGCGGCGTGGCGATCGCCGGCGACGTGACCGAAGCCTACAACAAGGCGTTCCTCACGGACAGCAAGTCCGCCTTCGGCGGCATCATCGCCTTCAACCGCGAAGTGACGGGCGAATGCGCCGAACGCGTTTCGCACCAGTTCGCCGAAGTCATCATCGCGCCCGCTTTCTCGAAGGAAGCGCTTGAAATCTTCGGCGCGAAGAAGAATCTGCGTCTCCTCACGGTGGCGCTCGGTTCGGCTCACAACGACTTCGACTTCAAGCGCGTCGGCGGCGGTCTGCTCGTTCAGACGCCCGACACGCAGCTCTGCGGCGCCGAAGCGCTCAAGTGCGTGACCGAAAAGGCCCCGACCGAAGAACAGACGGCCGACCTGCTCTTTGCCTGGAACGTCGCTCGCTTCGTGAAGTCGAACACGATCGTCTACGTGAAGAACGGCATGACGCTCGGCGTGGGCGCCGGCCAGATGAGCCGCGTCGACTCCGCGCGCATCGCCGCCATCAAGGCCGAAGAAGCCGGTCTCTCGCTCGAGGGTTCCGTCGCCGCTTCGGACGCCTTCTTCCCGTTCCGCGACGGTCTTGACGTCGTCGTCGACGCGGGTGCCGTGGCCGTCATTCAGCCGGGCGGCTCGATCCGCGACGACGAAGTGATCGCCGCCGCCAACGAACGCGGCGTGGCGATGGTCTTCACGGGCGAACGTCACTTCCGTCACTAA
- a CDS encoding helix-turn-helix domain-containing protein, whose amino-acid sequence MQQDDATIAPEDILSASPDLEEELKIFDPTTVPAARARTEDLQQVIVRHLDEYFARLDGRAPHPLHELVMSAVERPLLIYVMAMSHDNQSTAAQLLGINRNTLRKKLVQYGIAKDRRRGSFKGN is encoded by the coding sequence ATGCAACAGGACGACGCCACGATTGCGCCGGAAGACATCCTTTCGGCATCTCCCGACCTTGAGGAGGAACTGAAGATCTTCGACCCGACGACGGTCCCCGCGGCCCGCGCGCGCACGGAAGATCTTCAGCAGGTGATCGTCCGTCATCTCGACGAGTACTTCGCGCGACTTGACGGTCGCGCGCCCCATCCGCTGCACGAACTCGTCATGTCCGCCGTCGAACGGCCGCTTCTCATCTATGTCATGGCCATGAGCCACGACAACCAGTCCACCGCTGCACAACTTTTGGGTATTAACCGAAACACCCTCCGTAAAAAGCTGGTTCAGTACGGCATCGCCAAGGACCGGCGGAGGGGCTCTTTCAAAGGAAATTGA
- the dusB gene encoding tRNA dihydrouridine synthase DusB codes for MKIGPYELANPVMLAPMAGMSDWPFREICKATGAGYAVGEMTASKPELRDTRKSRSRWAHEHETGLKVVQLLGADPQLMAEAARYAEAGGADVVDINMGCPAKKVLQAACGSALMRDEALVGRILNAVVGAVSVPVTLKIRTGWSDAMKNAVSIARIAQEEGVAMLTVHGRTREQGFRGSAEYETIRDVKRAVSIPVIANGDIDGPEKARFVMSFTGADGVMIGRAAYGNPWIFRDVAAALGFREDPAAGRFPSLDERRDVLRRHMALHFDYYGDQRGAALFRKHLTHYFSGLPEAREAGLEELLRLEGASAVAEGVERLFEALARTATRADT; via the coding sequence ATGAAAATCGGTCCTTACGAACTTGCTAACCCCGTGATGCTCGCCCCGATGGCGGGCATGAGCGACTGGCCTTTCCGCGAGATTTGCAAGGCGACGGGCGCGGGCTACGCCGTGGGCGAAATGACGGCGAGCAAGCCCGAGCTGCGCGACACGCGCAAGAGTCGCAGCCGTTGGGCACACGAGCACGAAACGGGACTCAAAGTCGTGCAGCTCCTCGGGGCCGACCCGCAGCTCATGGCCGAAGCGGCCCGGTACGCCGAAGCGGGCGGAGCCGACGTGGTCGACATCAACATGGGGTGCCCCGCGAAAAAGGTTCTGCAGGCCGCCTGCGGGAGCGCGCTCATGCGCGACGAGGCGCTCGTCGGGCGCATTTTGAATGCGGTCGTCGGAGCGGTCTCCGTTCCCGTAACCCTCAAAATCCGCACCGGCTGGAGTGACGCGATGAAAAACGCCGTCTCGATCGCGCGCATCGCGCAAGAGGAAGGCGTCGCGATGTTGACGGTGCACGGCCGCACGCGCGAGCAGGGCTTTCGCGGCTCGGCCGAGTACGAAACGATTCGCGACGTCAAACGCGCCGTCTCGATTCCGGTCATCGCCAACGGTGACATCGACGGCCCCGAGAAGGCGCGCTTCGTGATGTCGTTCACGGGCGCCGACGGCGTCATGATCGGACGGGCAGCGTACGGCAACCCGTGGATTTTCCGCGACGTCGCGGCCGCGCTCGGTTTTCGCGAAGATCCCGCGGCGGGCCGTTTTCCGAGCCTCGACGAGCGTCGGGACGTGCTTCGGCGGCACATGGCCCTCCATTTCGATTACTATGGCGACCAACGCGGTGCGGCACTCTTTCGCAAGCACCTCACGCACTATTTTTCTGGACTGCCCGAGGCCCGCGAAGCGGGTCTCGAGGAACTACTGCGCCTCGAAGGCGCCTCGGCCGTCGCCGAGGGCGTCGAGCGGCTTTTCGAAGCGCTCGCACGCACGGCGACTCGAGCGGATACGTAA